GAATCGCGCTGGGCGAGTTACCCATCGAGGTCGGCAGCCGGATGACGACCGCCTTGGCGAAGCACGGCGTCATGTCCCTGGTGCTGTTCGAGACCGAGGACGACCGCCAGGTCACCGAGGCCCTCTCCGCCTTCGATCCGGTCGCCGTGACCAGCGTGTTCCCGCTCAGCGGCGGCGCACTGGCGGCGGTCCAGGCGGCCGGCGTCCCCCAATTCCATCTGGGCAGCAGCGCACTGCAATCCGTCGGCGAACTGCACCTGTCGGCGGGTGAGATGCGCGTCGACCACCTGACCTCCCGCGGCCACCGCCACCTGGCCTTCGCCTACGCGAACCCGGTGAAATGGCGCCCCCTGGGCGACTACTGGCTCGCCGGCCTCGAAGCCGCCGCTCGCCGCCGCAACCTCCCCGACCTGCACGTCGCCACGATCGGCCCCGACGACGCCGCCGACACGGTCACCACCTGGGTCGCCGCGGGCGTCACCGCGGTCTGCGCGCAGAGCGACGAAACCGCCCTGGTCGTCCAGCACGGCATCCGCGAGGCCGGCCTCCGCTGCCCCGAAGACCTGGCGGTGATGGGTGTCGATGCGATCCCCCTCGGCGAGGTGGCCGCCCCACCCCTGACCACCATCGCCTTCGACGCCGAGATCATCGTCGACATCGCCATGGCCGCCCTCCTCACCTCCCTCGGCTACCCGGTCCCCGAACCACCCCCCGACACCGGCCTGGCTCGCCTCATCCAGCGGCGCTCCACCTGATCCGCCGTTGTCCCACTTGCTGTTTCGGTGCGGCGGCTTACCGGCCTTCGGGGGCGGTCCCCTGCCTTGCCGATGCGGCGAGGACGATTTCGGCGTGATCGAGGAGGCATTGCAGGCCGAATTCGAAGTTGCGGTCGTCGGGGGAGCCGTGGTGCAGGCCCAGGGCGTGGGCTCGGGCGAGGAGGGGGGTGGTGTCGGGGGAGGCGA
This DNA window, taken from Nocardia sp. BMG111209, encodes the following:
- a CDS encoding substrate-binding domain-containing protein produces the protein MWRVSRSDRPTKADVARLAKVSTATVSYVLNNAKGVTISAQTRETVQQAARQLGYRPNLAARNLARGGSGVVLYLVPRIALGELPIEVGSRMTTALAKHGVMSLVLFETEDDRQVTEALSAFDPVAVTSVFPLSGGALAAVQAAGVPQFHLGSSALQSVGELHLSAGEMRVDHLTSRGHRHLAFAYANPVKWRPLGDYWLAGLEAAARRRNLPDLHVATIGPDDAADTVTTWVAAGVTAVCAQSDETALVVQHGIREAGLRCPEDLAVMGVDAIPLGEVAAPPLTTIAFDAEIIVDIAMAALLTSLGYPVPEPPPDTGLARLIQRRST